A region from the Streptomyces lydicus genome encodes:
- a CDS encoding DUF6191 domain-containing protein, with amino-acid sequence MFNIAEELFAPGRKHTDEERQKMSLVVDDVGDGDPGKGPIDLSSGTVVVRTPRQRQEADRDRERGREPGGEQGRGQS; translated from the coding sequence ATGTTCAACATCGCGGAGGAACTGTTCGCACCGGGGCGCAAACACACCGACGAGGAGCGGCAGAAGATGTCACTCGTCGTCGATGACGTGGGTGACGGTGACCCCGGCAAGGGCCCGATCGATCTCTCCTCGGGGACCGTCGTCGTCAGGACACCCCGGCAGCGGCAGGAAGCGGACCGCGACCGGGAGCGGGGCCGGGAGCCGGGCGGGGAGCAGGGCCGGGGACAGTCGTAG
- a CDS encoding aldo/keto reductase yields the protein MERRTIGAAALDVGAIGLGCMPMSWGYTESQRSLDSSLRAVHTALDRGCSLLDTADMYGPFTNELLVGRVLKERRAEAFVSTKCGLLVGEQHIVANGRPGYVKRACDASLRRLQTDRIDLYQLHRADPEVPVEETWGAMAELVAAGKVRSLGLCAVGAQAVRPSRTARTWRRPAGGGARPRSRMHDGTLAQLERIQQVFPVSSVQAELSVWSPEALEELLPWCESRGVGFLAAMPLGNGYLTGTLTPGQGFEREDIRARHPRFTAEMMAANQPVVAGLRRVGARYGATPGQVALAWVLAQGRHVVPVPGTKKERWAAQNANAAQLTLTREDLAEIAALPPARGSWY from the coding sequence GTGGAGCGCAGGACAATCGGTGCGGCGGCTCTCGACGTGGGCGCCATCGGGCTCGGCTGTATGCCGATGAGCTGGGGGTACACCGAGTCGCAGCGCAGCTTGGACAGCTCGCTGCGGGCCGTGCACACCGCGCTGGACCGGGGGTGCAGCCTGCTGGACACCGCCGATATGTACGGCCCGTTCACCAACGAGCTGCTGGTGGGGCGGGTGCTCAAGGAGCGGCGGGCGGAGGCGTTCGTCTCGACGAAGTGCGGGCTGCTGGTGGGTGAGCAGCACATCGTCGCCAATGGGCGGCCCGGGTACGTCAAGCGCGCCTGCGACGCCTCGCTGCGGCGGCTGCAGACCGACCGCATCGACCTCTACCAGCTGCACCGGGCCGATCCCGAGGTGCCCGTCGAGGAGACCTGGGGAGCGATGGCGGAATTGGTGGCGGCGGGGAAGGTGCGGTCGCTGGGGCTGTGCGCGGTGGGAGCGCAGGCGGTACGGCCGTCCCGCACGGCCCGTACGTGGCGGCGTCCGGCGGGCGGCGGGGCGCGGCCCCGCTCCCGGATGCACGACGGCACGCTGGCCCAACTGGAGCGCATCCAGCAGGTGTTCCCCGTCAGCAGCGTGCAGGCGGAGCTGTCGGTGTGGTCGCCGGAGGCGCTGGAGGAGCTGCTGCCGTGGTGTGAGTCGCGGGGGGTCGGTTTCCTCGCCGCGATGCCGCTGGGGAACGGCTATCTGACCGGCACCCTCACCCCGGGGCAGGGCTTCGAACGGGAGGACATACGGGCCCGCCACCCCCGTTTCACCGCCGAGATGATGGCCGCGAACCAGCCGGTGGTGGCGGGGCTGCGGCGGGTCGGCGCCCGGTACGGTGCCACGCCGGGGCAGGTGGCGCTGGCCTGGGTGCTGGCGCAGGGCCGGCATGTGGTGCCGGTGCCGGGCACGAAGAAGGAACGCTGGGCCGCGCAGAACGCCAACGCCGCACAGCTGACGCTGACCCGCGAGGACCTGGCGGAGATCGCCGCGCTGCCACCGGCGCGGGGGTCCTGGTACTGA
- a CDS encoding chitinase, which translates to MPRTAHSRHTHPGRHTHPARHRRLLAAAFTALAAAAAALSGSAPAASAASADVNAARNAGYESGLSNWTCSAGSGSTVGSPVHSGIGALKATPTTSDNATCSQTVAVKPGSSYRLSAYVQGSYVYLGASGTGTTDVSAWTPSATDWQQLSTSFTTGPTTTSVTVYTHGWYAQPAYLADDFSVFGPDGGGGGGGTDPGPQAPATPGGLTADAVTSSSVALSWNQVSGATGYTVYRDGTKYGTATGTSATVTGLAPATAYRFQVTATNAAGESARSAEITATTAPSGSGGTPTVRKHAVTGYWQNFNNGATVQKLSDVPGQYDIIAVAFADATTTPGAVTFTLDSAGLGGYTVDQFKADIKAKQAAGTSVILSVGGERGTVSVNDAASAANFATSLYALMQQYGFDGVDIDLENGLNPTYMSQALRSLSQKAGGRLVLTMAPQTLDMQSTSGGYFQTALNVKDILTVVNMQYYNSGSMLGCDGKVYSQGTVDFLTALACIQLEGGLDPSQVGLGLPASTRGAGSGYVAPSVINAALDCLARGTSCGSFKPARTYPGIRGAMTWSTNWDAASGNAWSNAVGPHVHGLP; encoded by the coding sequence ATGCCTCGTACCGCGCACAGTCGCCACACCCATCCCGGCCGCCACACCCACCCTGCCCGGCACAGACGCCTACTCGCCGCCGCATTCACGGCCCTCGCCGCCGCGGCGGCCGCCCTCTCCGGCTCCGCCCCGGCCGCCTCGGCCGCCTCGGCCGATGTCAACGCCGCCAGGAACGCCGGCTACGAGTCCGGCCTGAGCAACTGGACCTGCTCGGCAGGCAGCGGCAGCACCGTCGGCTCCCCCGTCCACAGCGGCATCGGCGCCCTCAAGGCGACCCCCACCACCTCCGACAACGCCACCTGCTCCCAGACCGTCGCCGTCAAGCCCGGCTCGTCCTACCGCCTCAGCGCGTACGTCCAGGGCTCCTACGTCTACCTGGGCGCCTCCGGCACCGGCACCACGGACGTCTCCGCCTGGACCCCGTCCGCCACCGACTGGCAGCAGCTCAGCACCTCCTTCACCACAGGCCCCACGACGACATCCGTCACCGTCTACACCCACGGCTGGTACGCCCAACCCGCCTACCTCGCCGACGACTTCAGCGTCTTCGGACCCGATGGCGGCGGGGGCGGGGGCGGCACCGACCCCGGACCGCAGGCCCCGGCCACCCCCGGCGGGCTCACCGCCGACGCCGTGACCTCATCGTCCGTAGCCCTGTCCTGGAACCAGGTCTCCGGCGCCACCGGCTACACCGTCTACCGCGACGGCACCAAGTACGGGACGGCGACCGGAACTTCGGCGACGGTCACGGGCCTGGCCCCCGCCACCGCCTACCGCTTCCAGGTCACGGCCACCAACGCGGCCGGCGAATCGGCCCGCTCGGCGGAGATCACGGCCACCACCGCCCCCTCCGGAAGCGGCGGCACCCCCACGGTCCGCAAGCACGCGGTCACCGGCTACTGGCAGAACTTCAACAACGGCGCCACCGTCCAGAAGCTCAGCGACGTTCCCGGCCAGTACGACATCATCGCGGTCGCCTTCGCCGACGCCACCACCACGCCCGGCGCCGTCACCTTCACCCTCGACTCGGCCGGCCTGGGCGGCTACACCGTCGACCAGTTCAAGGCCGACATCAAGGCCAAGCAGGCGGCCGGCACCTCGGTGATCCTCTCGGTCGGCGGCGAGCGGGGCACCGTCTCCGTCAATGACGCCGCCTCGGCCGCGAACTTCGCCACCAGCCTCTACGCCCTCATGCAGCAGTACGGCTTCGACGGCGTCGACATCGACCTCGAAAACGGCCTCAACCCCACCTATATGAGCCAGGCGCTGCGCTCGCTCTCCCAGAAGGCGGGCGGCAGGCTCGTCCTCACCATGGCTCCCCAGACCCTCGACATGCAGTCCACCTCGGGCGGTTACTTCCAGACCGCGCTGAACGTCAAGGACATCCTCACCGTCGTCAACATGCAGTACTACAACAGCGGTTCCATGCTCGGCTGCGACGGCAAGGTCTACTCCCAGGGCACCGTCGACTTCCTCACCGCCCTGGCCTGCATCCAGCTCGAAGGCGGCCTCGACCCCTCCCAGGTGGGCCTGGGCCTGCCCGCCTCCACCCGGGGCGCGGGCAGCGGCTATGTCGCCCCGTCCGTCATCAACGCCGCTCTCGACTGCCTCGCCCGGGGCACCAGCTGCGGCTCCTTCAAACCGGCCAGGACCTACCCCGGCATCCGGGGCGCCATGACCTGGTCGACCAACTGGGACGCGGCGAGCGGCAACGCCTGGTCGAACGCGGTCGGCCCGCACGTTCACGGCTTGCCGTAG
- a CDS encoding PQQ-dependent sugar dehydrogenase, whose amino-acid sequence MQRRFRTAVLAAASLLLAAGCTSGGAQPRAGGSSGPAENRGGAASPSATASSAAPPAKGSVQVTGTLATGLKSPWGVAVLPGGDLLVSSRDTGKIFRVAAHGGKITELGSVPGVDPGGEGGLLGIAVSSTFGTDHQVYAYFTTASDNRIARMIYDEKRAPGNQLGAPDTILKGIPKGQIHNGGRIAFGPDKMLYAGTGETGDTGLAQDKRSLGGKILRMTPDGAPAHGNPEADSVVYDYGHRNVQGLAWDDDKRLWASEFGQNTWDELNLIEPGRNYGWPEVEGKAKTRAERSVFTDPVEVWKTADASPSGIAYAKGSIWMASLRGERLWRIPLNGTKPVAAPQAFLKGTYGRLRTVVAAGDGALWLVTSNTDGRGTPHKGDDRILRLKVS is encoded by the coding sequence GTGCAACGCCGTTTCCGGACCGCCGTGTTGGCCGCCGCTTCGCTGCTCCTGGCGGCGGGCTGCACGTCAGGCGGCGCGCAGCCCCGGGCCGGGGGGAGCTCCGGCCCGGCGGAGAACCGTGGCGGAGCCGCCTCGCCGAGCGCCACCGCGTCGTCGGCCGCGCCGCCCGCCAAGGGCTCGGTGCAGGTGACCGGCACCCTGGCCACCGGGCTGAAGTCGCCGTGGGGCGTGGCGGTGCTGCCGGGCGGGGACCTGCTGGTCTCCTCCCGTGACACCGGGAAGATCTTCCGGGTCGCGGCGCACGGCGGGAAGATCACCGAGCTGGGATCGGTGCCGGGGGTGGATCCCGGGGGTGAGGGCGGGCTGCTGGGGATCGCGGTGTCGTCGACGTTCGGTACGGACCATCAGGTGTACGCGTACTTCACCACCGCGTCCGACAACCGCATCGCCCGCATGATCTACGACGAGAAGCGCGCCCCCGGCAATCAGCTGGGCGCGCCCGACACCATCCTCAAGGGGATCCCCAAGGGCCAGATCCACAACGGCGGCCGGATCGCTTTCGGCCCGGACAAGATGCTCTACGCCGGTACCGGTGAGACCGGCGACACCGGACTGGCGCAGGACAAGCGGTCCCTGGGCGGCAAGATCCTCCGGATGACGCCGGACGGAGCGCCGGCGCACGGCAACCCGGAAGCGGATTCGGTGGTGTACGACTACGGCCACCGCAATGTGCAGGGCCTGGCCTGGGACGACGACAAGCGCCTGTGGGCCTCGGAGTTCGGCCAGAACACCTGGGACGAGCTCAATCTGATCGAGCCGGGCAGGAACTACGGCTGGCCCGAGGTCGAGGGCAAGGCCAAGACCAGGGCCGAGCGCTCCGTGTTCACGGATCCGGTCGAGGTGTGGAAGACCGCGGACGCCTCGCCCAGCGGTATCGCCTACGCCAAGGGCTCGATCTGGATGGCCTCGCTGCGCGGCGAACGGCTGTGGCGGATCCCGCTGAACGGGACGAAGCCGGTGGCGGCGCCGCAGGCCTTCCTGAAGGGCACCTACGGGCGCCTGCGGACCGTCGTGGCGGCCGGCGACGGGGCGTTGTGGCTGGTCACCAGCAACACGGACGGACGGGGCACACCGCACAAGGGCGATGACCGGATTCTCCGCCTCAAGGTGAGCTGA
- a CDS encoding putative bifunctional diguanylate cyclase/phosphodiesterase, translating to MSAPGTMLSRPPAPAGNPPGVVPQIVLAVLCGGYAVGAAFGWGSPEVAAFMGDFGLSFAAFLAAFSCGLYARKRRTRFRPAWMLFAASSAMAGFGNGVWGWYEVVQGTTVPSPCLADFCFLLFAPPAIVGLLVLAKRPVTRAGWVCLGLDSWLIAGSLVTLSWSLALAHTAHFQGRSVAQSALSLAYPLLDIVLVSMVLALHFRRSSVHRSAVNTAVAALALTVLCDALFSSPLLREHYRSGQILDAGWFAGSMLLAYAPWVARRAGEECPEEDVKPAARRVQPHGSRPIAGSLAALTPYLAAAVCTLGILTNVLDGRRIDRVVLFTGCTVVLALVVRQGIMLLDNITLTQELAQKENHFRSLVQGSSDVIMIAAPTGVLRYVSPAAAGVYGRDAEELVGSELASLIHPEDLGRVVHEVRRFLAAAPEDEPTTRIECRFRAGEQRSGGDGWLNVESTVNRHHGGLIFNSRDVTERVRLQAQLQHNASHDALTDLPNRALFTERVTQAVTGRRASDHDTAVLYIDLDGFKQVNDTIGHQAGDELLVQAARRLGDSVRSGDIAARLGGDEFAALITGDGTRDRAAREFRIHEIADRLRIKLSEPYRIDGRDVRVAASIGVAFADPGVSPAGLLRNADLAMYRAKQAGKGRVELYAPQMQSEVAHRAELATKLRTALHDGAFTLLHQPVVELAGGRVTAVAAHARWRSAQGILFTPAEFLRVGDRGRFTDDGERTAELDRWQLEAAVEQAAARHRAGYPVPVAVRLSARRLLDHALSPKGVESLLTRHGLPSRALVLELSDSDSRIPLDDLERRLVALRRLGVRIALDGFGSGYAAISALRRLPVDVLRLDRGLVDGVVESARLHKITAGLLRIAGDLGMQSVADGVDLPEQVLALRSMGCTHGMGMAFSGPLDEHRLRRSLTHAHYPVPDLPGQSRAVVLTGSGLPVRHGGLTGPDSLMHPPLRSNSETSVPPT from the coding sequence GTGAGCGCCCCCGGGACGATGCTCTCGCGGCCACCGGCACCGGCCGGCAACCCGCCGGGCGTGGTGCCGCAGATCGTCCTCGCCGTGCTCTGCGGCGGCTATGCCGTCGGTGCCGCCTTCGGCTGGGGATCGCCGGAAGTCGCCGCGTTCATGGGGGACTTCGGCCTCAGCTTCGCGGCATTCCTGGCGGCCTTCTCCTGCGGCCTGTACGCCCGCAAGCGCCGCACCCGCTTCCGCCCGGCATGGATGCTGTTCGCCGCCTCGTCCGCCATGGCCGGGTTCGGCAACGGCGTATGGGGCTGGTACGAGGTCGTCCAGGGCACCACGGTACCCAGTCCCTGCCTCGCCGACTTCTGCTTCCTGCTGTTCGCGCCACCGGCCATCGTCGGTCTGCTGGTGCTCGCCAAGAGGCCGGTGACCAGGGCCGGCTGGGTCTGCCTGGGCCTCGACTCCTGGCTGATCGCAGGATCGCTGGTCACCCTCTCATGGAGCCTCGCGCTCGCCCACACCGCTCATTTCCAGGGCCGCAGCGTGGCGCAGAGCGCGCTGTCGCTGGCCTACCCGCTGCTGGACATCGTGCTGGTGAGCATGGTGCTCGCGCTGCACTTCCGGCGCTCCTCGGTGCACCGCTCGGCCGTCAACACCGCCGTCGCGGCGCTGGCGCTGACGGTGCTGTGCGACGCCCTGTTCAGCTCGCCGCTGCTGCGCGAGCACTACCGCTCCGGACAGATCCTGGACGCCGGCTGGTTCGCCGGCTCGATGCTGCTCGCGTACGCACCCTGGGTCGCCCGCCGCGCGGGCGAGGAGTGCCCCGAGGAGGACGTCAAGCCCGCCGCCCGCCGGGTCCAGCCGCACGGCAGCCGCCCCATCGCGGGCTCGCTCGCCGCACTCACCCCGTATCTCGCCGCCGCCGTCTGCACGCTCGGCATCCTCACCAACGTCCTCGACGGGCGCCGCATCGACCGCGTGGTGCTCTTCACCGGCTGCACGGTCGTGCTGGCACTGGTCGTCCGCCAGGGCATCATGCTGCTCGACAACATCACCCTCACCCAAGAACTGGCGCAGAAGGAGAACCACTTCCGCTCCCTGGTGCAGGGCTCCAGCGACGTCATCATGATCGCCGCCCCGACCGGTGTGCTGCGCTATGTGAGCCCGGCCGCCGCCGGGGTCTACGGCCGCGACGCCGAGGAACTGGTCGGCTCCGAGCTGGCCTCGCTGATCCACCCCGAAGACCTGGGCCGGGTGGTGCACGAGGTCCGCAGATTCCTCGCCGCCGCCCCCGAGGACGAACCCACCACCCGTATCGAATGCCGCTTCCGCGCGGGCGAACAGCGCTCCGGCGGCGACGGCTGGCTGAACGTCGAATCCACGGTCAACCGTCACCACGGCGGCCTGATCTTCAACTCCCGCGATGTCACCGAACGCGTCCGGCTGCAGGCCCAGCTCCAGCACAACGCCTCCCACGACGCGCTCACCGACCTGCCCAACCGCGCGCTGTTCACCGAACGCGTCACCCAGGCCGTCACCGGCCGCCGGGCCAGCGACCACGACACCGCCGTGCTCTACATCGACCTCGACGGCTTCAAGCAGGTCAACGACACCATCGGCCATCAGGCCGGTGACGAACTGCTGGTGCAGGCCGCCCGCCGGCTCGGTGACTCGGTGCGCTCCGGGGACATAGCGGCGCGCCTGGGCGGCGACGAGTTCGCCGCACTGATCACCGGCGACGGCACCCGCGACCGCGCCGCCCGCGAATTCCGGATCCACGAGATCGCCGACCGGCTGCGCATCAAGCTCTCCGAGCCCTACCGCATCGACGGCCGGGACGTCCGGGTGGCAGCCAGTATCGGCGTCGCCTTCGCCGACCCCGGGGTGAGCCCCGCGGGCCTGCTGCGCAACGCCGACCTGGCGATGTACCGCGCCAAGCAGGCCGGCAAGGGGCGGGTGGAGCTGTACGCACCCCAGATGCAGAGCGAGGTGGCACACCGTGCCGAGCTCGCCACCAAGCTGCGGACGGCCCTGCACGACGGGGCGTTCACACTGCTGCACCAGCCGGTGGTGGAGCTGGCCGGCGGCCGGGTCACCGCGGTCGCGGCACACGCCCGCTGGCGCTCCGCCCAGGGCATCCTCTTCACCCCCGCCGAATTCCTGCGGGTCGGCGACCGCGGCCGGTTCACCGACGACGGCGAGCGCACCGCGGAGCTGGACCGGTGGCAGTTGGAGGCGGCCGTCGAGCAGGCCGCGGCGCGTCACCGCGCGGGCTACCCGGTCCCGGTCGCGGTCCGGCTCTCCGCCCGCCGGCTGCTGGACCACGCGCTGTCCCCCAAGGGCGTCGAGTCGCTGCTCACCCGGCACGGCCTGCCCTCGCGGGCGCTGGTCCTGGAGCTGTCCGACAGCGACTCCCGCATCCCGCTCGACGACCTGGAGCGCCGGCTGGTCGCGCTGCGCCGCCTCGGCGTACGGATCGCCCTCGACGGCTTCGGCAGTGGTTACGCCGCCATCAGCGCGCTGCGCCGGCTTCCGGTCGACGTCCTGCGGCTGGACCGCGGGCTGGTCGACGGAGTGGTGGAGTCCGCCCGGCTGCACAAGATCACCGCAGGGCTGCTGCGGATCGCCGGAGACCTGGGCATGCAGTCCGTCGCCGACGGCGTCGACCTGCCCGAGCAGGTCCTCGCGCTGCGCTCCATGGGCTGCACGCACGGCATGGGCATGGCCTTCTCCGGGCCGCTCGACGAGCACCGGCTGCGGCGGTCCCTGACGCACGCCCACTACCCGGTGCCGGACCTGCCGGGCCAGAGCCGGGCGGTGGTGCTGACCGGCAGCGGGCTGCCCGTCCGGCACGGCGGGCTGACGGGGCCGGATTCGCTCATGCATCCGCCATTGCGCTCAAATAGTGAGACCTCCGTCCCACCCACTTGA
- a CDS encoding 2-hydroxyacid dehydrogenase, with the protein MATADQRAEAHDVWLPIPPDEIDGLPGGLRYVHWDAGPDYPADPARCAFYAVPYMKDTEISLRPLSRMSRVRVVQTLTAGVDNMLPGLEWMPSGAQLCNARGLHDASTAELALTLILAALRDVPGFVRGQDAGEWRHGFRPALADKSVLIVGYGSIGSAIEDRLTPFECARVTRVARTARDTVRGLVHPLSDLSALLPDADVVVLATPLTDTTRGLVGPDFLARMKDGALLVNVARGPIVDTKALLAELESGRLRAALDVTDPEPLPPGHPLWHAPGVLITPHVGGPSSAFLPRAKRLLRDQLTLFAAGEPLRNVVATAG; encoded by the coding sequence ATGGCAACCGCAGACCAGCGCGCCGAAGCGCATGACGTATGGCTCCCGATCCCGCCCGACGAGATCGACGGGCTCCCCGGCGGTCTCCGCTACGTCCACTGGGACGCCGGCCCCGACTACCCGGCCGACCCCGCCCGCTGCGCCTTCTACGCCGTCCCCTACATGAAGGACACGGAGATCAGCCTGCGCCCGCTGTCCCGGATGAGCCGCGTGCGGGTGGTGCAGACGCTCACCGCCGGTGTCGACAACATGCTCCCGGGGCTGGAGTGGATGCCGTCCGGAGCGCAGCTGTGCAACGCACGGGGGCTGCACGACGCCAGCACCGCCGAGCTGGCGCTCACCCTGATCCTCGCCGCGCTGCGCGACGTCCCGGGCTTCGTACGGGGCCAGGACGCGGGGGAGTGGCGGCACGGCTTCCGGCCGGCGCTCGCCGACAAGTCGGTCCTCATTGTGGGCTATGGTTCGATCGGCAGTGCCATCGAAGACCGGCTCACGCCCTTTGAATGTGCGCGGGTGACGCGCGTCGCGCGCACCGCGCGTGACACTGTGCGCGGCCTCGTGCATCCACTCTCCGACCTGTCCGCCCTCCTGCCCGATGCGGACGTGGTCGTGCTGGCGACTCCGCTCACCGATACGACGCGTGGCCTGGTAGGACCCGATTTCCTGGCGCGGATGAAGGACGGCGCACTGCTCGTGAACGTCGCGCGCGGCCCGATCGTCGACACCAAGGCGCTGCTCGCCGAACTGGAATCCGGACGGCTGCGCGCCGCACTCGATGTCACCGATCCGGAACCCCTGCCCCCCGGGCATCCGCTGTGGCACGCTCCGGGCGTGCTCATCACTCCACACGTCGGTGGCCCCAGCTCTGCCTTCCTGCCCCGTGCGAAGCGGCTGCTGCGCGATCAGTTGACGCTTTTCGCGGCCGGCGAGCCCCTGCGGAACGTGGTCGCCACCGCCGGTTGA
- a CDS encoding ATP-binding protein yields MQKEMQEQLCARTAFYRREHRSVPRARQFARTALADWDLDHLADDVLLCVSELATNALLHGVPPGRGYRLCLSLDEGGLLRVEVHDSGAGEPPLPVPLCEDDEGEGESGRGLLLVSALADAWGVDERVPGKIVWCTFRCYGKSYGKEGGRDCGSDCGAGYGKP; encoded by the coding sequence ATGCAAAAGGAGATGCAGGAACAACTCTGCGCCCGCACCGCGTTCTACCGCCGCGAGCACCGATCGGTGCCGCGGGCACGGCAGTTCGCCCGTACGGCCCTCGCCGACTGGGACCTGGACCACCTCGCGGACGATGTCCTGTTGTGCGTGAGCGAACTGGCGACCAATGCCCTGCTGCACGGCGTTCCGCCCGGCCGCGGGTACCGGTTGTGTCTGTCGCTGGACGAGGGCGGGCTGCTGCGGGTCGAGGTGCACGACAGCGGTGCCGGGGAGCCGCCGCTGCCGGTGCCGCTGTGCGAGGACGACGAGGGCGAGGGTGAGTCCGGGCGGGGGCTGCTGCTGGTGTCCGCGCTCGCCGACGCGTGGGGCGTCGACGAGCGCGTGCCGGGGAAGATCGTGTGGTGCACGTTCCGCTGTTACGGCAAGAGCTACGGCAAGGAGGGCGGCCGTGACTGCGGCAGTGACTGCGGCGCGGGCTACGGCAAGCCGTGA
- a CDS encoding MMPL family transporter encodes MTALARWCLRRRIVVIVLWLAAFAGVAAAAAVTGSAYSNNYEVPGTESGRASALLARAFPGQSGDSDTLVWHTDSTTVRAAAVRTTMTHTLEKVAELPGVAEVHGPYGGTGAGPSGGRGAQQISKDGHTAYASVVFDRATDDLDPAQVRKVVDTAQAASGNGLQVELGGAGIALTEAPRAQLAEFIGLGAAAVVLFLAFGSLAATFLPIVTALAAVGTASAGITLLSHAMTVADFAPMLGMLIGLGVGIDYALFIVTRHRKGLRAGLPVGEAAVRAVSVSGRAVVFAGATVCIALLGMLILRLSFLNGVALAASLTVVLTVAASVTLLPALLGLIGMRALGRRERRRLAEQGPTPERPAGIAARWSGVVERHPKLLGMAAAALMAVLALPTLGLHLGTSDQGNNPATSTTRKAYDLLAGGGSGDGRGSGFGPGFNGPLTLVGTLDGAGDRVAFDKLSQRLRDTPGIAQVSAPEFDGSHSTGVITVVPTTSPQSRQTSDLVAHLRSEVLPAAEGASTLRVRVGGITASYDDFAAVIVGKLPLFIGVVITLGSLLLLLAFRSIGIPLKAALMNLAAVASSFGIVVAVFQWGWGSELLGLGSAGPIEPFLPVIMVSVLFGLSMDYQVFLVSRMYEEWQLTRDNCRAVRVGLAETSQVINSAAVIMIAVFAAFILSGDRTIAMFGIGLACAVALDAFVLRTLLVPALMHLLGGANWWLPSWLDRRLPRISIEPPPEPGAAAGLPGPQGGEKPLVGV; translated from the coding sequence GTGACCGCTCTGGCTCGGTGGTGTCTCAGGCGCCGCATCGTGGTGATCGTGCTCTGGCTGGCCGCCTTCGCGGGGGTCGCGGCCGCCGCGGCAGTGACGGGGTCCGCCTACTCGAACAACTACGAGGTGCCCGGCACCGAATCCGGGCGGGCCTCGGCCCTGCTGGCGAGGGCCTTCCCGGGGCAGTCCGGGGACAGCGACACCCTCGTCTGGCACACGGACTCCACCACGGTGCGGGCCGCCGCGGTCCGTACGACGATGACGCACACCCTGGAGAAGGTCGCCGAGCTGCCCGGCGTCGCCGAGGTGCACGGCCCCTACGGCGGGACCGGCGCGGGCCCGTCCGGTGGCCGGGGCGCGCAGCAGATCAGCAAGGACGGGCACACCGCCTACGCCTCCGTGGTCTTCGACCGCGCCACCGACGACCTGGACCCCGCCCAGGTCCGTAAGGTCGTCGACACCGCGCAGGCCGCGTCCGGCAACGGTCTCCAGGTCGAGCTGGGCGGCGCGGGGATCGCGCTGACCGAGGCGCCGCGGGCCCAGCTCGCGGAGTTCATCGGGCTCGGTGCCGCGGCCGTGGTGCTCTTCCTCGCCTTCGGGTCGCTCGCCGCGACCTTCCTGCCCATCGTCACCGCGCTGGCCGCCGTCGGCACCGCCTCGGCCGGCATCACCCTGCTCAGCCATGCGATGACCGTCGCCGACTTCGCCCCGATGCTCGGCATGCTGATCGGCCTCGGTGTGGGGATCGACTACGCGCTGTTCATCGTCACCCGGCACCGCAAGGGCCTGCGCGCGGGCCTGCCGGTCGGCGAGGCCGCCGTCCGCGCCGTCTCGGTGTCCGGGCGCGCGGTCGTCTTCGCCGGGGCCACCGTCTGTATCGCGCTGCTGGGCATGCTGATCCTGCGGCTGAGCTTCCTCAACGGGGTCGCCCTCGCCGCCTCGCTCACCGTTGTGCTGACCGTGGCTGCGTCCGTCACCCTGCTGCCGGCGCTGCTGGGACTGATCGGGATGCGGGCGCTCGGCCGCCGCGAGCGCCGGCGGCTGGCCGAGCAGGGGCCCACGCCCGAGCGGCCCGCCGGTATCGCGGCCCGCTGGTCCGGCGTCGTCGAGCGGCACCCCAAGCTGCTGGGGATGGCCGCGGCGGCCCTCATGGCCGTCCTCGCCCTGCCGACCCTCGGACTGCATCTGGGCACCTCCGACCAGGGCAACAACCCGGCCACCTCGACCACCCGCAAGGCCTACGACCTGCTGGCGGGCGGCGGGTCCGGCGACGGCCGCGGGAGCGGCTTCGGGCCCGGATTCAACGGGCCGCTGACGCTCGTCGGCACCCTGGACGGCGCGGGGGACCGGGTCGCCTTCGACAAGCTGTCGCAGCGGCTGCGGGACACGCCGGGTATCGCCCAGGTCAGCGCTCCCGAGTTCGACGGCAGCCACAGCACCGGCGTGATCACCGTCGTCCCCACCACCTCACCGCAGTCCCGGCAGACCTCCGACCTGGTGGCCCACCTGCGCAGCGAGGTGCTGCCCGCGGCCGAGGGCGCGAGCACGCTGCGGGTGCGGGTCGGCGGCATCACCGCGAGCTACGACGACTTCGCCGCCGTCATCGTCGGCAAGCTGCCGCTCTTCATCGGCGTGGTCATCACGCTCGGCTCACTCCTGCTGCTGCTCGCCTTCCGCAGCATCGGCATCCCGCTCAAGGCGGCGCTGATGAACCTCGCGGCCGTCGCCTCGTCCTTCGGGATCGTCGTCGCGGTCTTCCAGTGGGGCTGGGGCAGCGAGCTGCTGGGACTGGGCAGCGCCGGCCCGATCGAACCGTTCCTGCCGGTCATCATGGTGTCGGTGCTCTTCGGCCTGTCCATGGACTACCAGGTGTTCCTGGTCTCCCGGATGTACGAGGAGTGGCAGCTGACCCGGGACAACTGCCGGGCGGTACGGGTCGGCCTCGCCGAGACCAGCCAGGTGATCAACTCGGCGGCGGTCATCATGATCGCGGTGTTCGCGGCCTTCATCCTCAGCGGGGACCGGACCATCGCGATGTTCGGCATCGGCCTGGCCTGCGCCGTCGCCCTGGACGCCTTTGTGCTCCGTACGCTGCTGGTGCCCGCCCTGATGCACCTGCTGGGCGGCGCCAACTGGTGGCTGCCGTCCTGGCTCGACCGCCGACTGCCCCGGATCAGCATCGAACCGCCGCCGGAGCCGGGCGCGGCGGCGGGGCTCCCCGGGCCGCAGGGCGGGGAGAAACCGCTGGTGGGGGTGTAG